The following proteins are co-located in the Ancylothrix sp. D3o genome:
- the hppD gene encoding 4-hydroxyphenylpyruvate dioxygenase produces MVVGTKPEVTSQKQEDLLGIKGIDHIEYYASNAFQTAHFFRTAFGFKPIAYAGFETGVRDHVSYVVRQRNVRFVFSSSFEPNSPISKHITEHGDGVKDIAFKVDDAVKAFNEAVKRGAEPVLEPTVMEDENGQAIKATIGICGDFVHSFIQRDNYEGSFLPGYEPIKNPPLTLSTGLLSVDHMVLCVPSGEIQKWVDHYCNVLGFINSYNLDVNTHVSGMHYSIVQNKVGSIKLAIVEPVSGSQKSQIQEFLNYHRGPGIQHVALLTNDMVQTIQSLRGNGIEFLRIPDTYYDVIEDRVGDVDEDFSMLRDLGILIDRDPQGYLMQIFTKPVQSRPTLFLEIIQRNGTQLFGHGNIEALFKAVEREQSLRGNL; encoded by the coding sequence ATGGTAGTCGGAACTAAACCAGAAGTAACCAGCCAAAAACAAGAAGATTTATTAGGAATAAAAGGCATCGATCACATCGAATATTACGCAAGTAACGCCTTTCAAACAGCACATTTTTTCCGCACCGCCTTCGGATTTAAACCCATAGCTTATGCCGGCTTTGAAACAGGAGTCCGCGATCATGTTTCCTACGTCGTTAGACAAAGAAACGTCCGCTTTGTCTTCTCCTCATCCTTCGAGCCAAACAGCCCAATTTCCAAACATATAACCGAACACGGCGACGGAGTAAAAGACATCGCCTTTAAAGTAGATGATGCCGTAAAAGCCTTCAACGAAGCCGTTAAACGCGGTGCCGAACCCGTCCTCGAACCAACAGTTATGGAAGACGAAAACGGGCAAGCCATCAAAGCAACCATCGGCATTTGTGGAGACTTTGTACACTCATTCATTCAAAGAGATAACTACGAAGGCTCATTTTTACCAGGCTACGAACCCATCAAAAATCCTCCCCTCACTCTCTCCACCGGCCTACTTTCCGTAGACCACATGGTATTGTGTGTACCCAGCGGAGAAATTCAAAAATGGGTAGACCATTATTGCAACGTTTTAGGCTTCATCAACTCCTACAACCTAGACGTCAACACCCACGTCAGCGGAATGCACTACTCCATCGTGCAGAACAAAGTAGGTTCCATAAAACTTGCAATAGTCGAACCAGTTTCCGGCAGCCAAAAATCACAAATTCAAGAATTTTTAAACTATCATCGCGGCCCAGGAATTCAACACGTTGCCCTCCTGACAAACGACATGGTACAAACCATCCAATCACTACGCGGAAACGGCATCGAATTCCTACGCATCCCCGACACCTACTATGACGTCATAGAAGACCGTGTTGGCGACGTAGACGAAGACTTTTCTATGCTACGGGATCTAGGAATCTTAATCGACCGCGATCCCCAAGGATACCTCATGCAAATCTTCACAAAACCCGTCCAAAGCCGGCCTACCCTATTCCTAGAAATCATCCAGCGCAACGGCACCCAACTCTTCGGACACGGAAACATTGAAGCCCTCTTCAAAGCCGTAGAACGCGAACAATCCCTACGCGGAAACTTATAA
- the dndE gene encoding DNA sulfur modification protein DndE has translation MEPPVERIRLSQTARDQLIKLKRNTKIDQWNILCRWAFCRSLAEPSIPSPVPIPADSNLELTWKIFGGEMSDILTIALKQRCQKDKLGTDKETLATQFRLHLHRGIGYLAGEQKLKKIEDLIQLTLD, from the coding sequence ATGGAACCACCAGTCGAAAGAATACGCCTATCCCAAACAGCCAGAGACCAACTAATCAAACTTAAAAGAAACACAAAAATAGACCAATGGAACATACTATGCCGGTGGGCATTTTGCCGGTCATTAGCCGAACCAAGCATCCCCTCACCCGTTCCCATCCCCGCCGATAGCAACCTAGAACTTACCTGGAAAATATTCGGAGGAGAAATGAGCGACATATTAACAATCGCCCTCAAACAACGCTGCCAAAAAGACAAGTTAGGAACAGACAAAGAAACCCTCGCAACCCAATTTCGCCTGCATCTACATCGCGGAATAGGTTATTTGGCCGGTGAACAAAAACTCAAAAAAATCGAAGACTTGATCCAGCTAACATTAGACTAA
- the dndD gene encoding DNA sulfur modification protein DndD → MQFLELTLQNFGPYQGKQIINLSPEIDGNHRPIILFGGMNGGGKTTLMDAIRLALYGIRAQCSTRGNLSYPDFLKQSINRHQTADSARIELAFQHIEDNQIKKVKIVRYWYPILKDNKDTLGILVYSENTSDWEVDEALTETWDEYIETLLPLGISNLFLFDGEQVKELAEMETPPETVTGAIKSLLGLELAEKLGIHLDILLNRKRKQLADAEQKTTLDKIEEKLKQLYSQKEDVKQELSKYQTRVDRAENNQQKASQKFLTEGGKIAAERSNIEQKLKTLTAQAETTRQAMAEQAAGPLPLALITPLLQEAQIQAEKETTQTSAKIALEAMNQRTIRLLNYLNEIALKPQQIEQIQTFIDQENQQLEQQAHSTEKLWLNADEATINQLETLLKYHITASQNTAQQTLQELQKIEIEIDNTDRTLAAAASPEVYEKLEKALQEAQKQVAEEKVNYETTKRQLEDIQKQIIKVQKELEDYSQKHITKRNNEHIINAIARTQNTLKEFKQKITLKKLNKLEIEITECFRYLLHKNDLVHRVVIDTNTFSLSLYDTQGKPVPKHRISAGEKQLLAIAFLWGLARVSGRHLPIAIDTPLGRLDSSHRSNLVEKYFPTASHQVILLSTDTEIGENEFKKLKEQEAIAQEYLLKYDSAGRQTIIEKGYFW, encoded by the coding sequence ATGCAATTTTTAGAACTTACTCTGCAAAATTTTGGCCCCTATCAAGGTAAACAAATCATCAATCTTAGCCCGGAAATTGATGGAAATCACCGGCCTATTATCCTCTTTGGCGGCATGAATGGCGGCGGTAAAACAACTCTTATGGATGCCATTCGCCTCGCCCTTTATGGCATCCGGGCTCAATGTTCTACACGCGGAAATCTCAGTTACCCCGACTTTTTAAAACAAAGCATTAACCGTCATCAAACCGCCGACAGCGCCCGCATCGAACTCGCCTTTCAACACATTGAAGACAACCAAATCAAAAAAGTTAAAATCGTCCGCTATTGGTATCCCATTCTCAAAGACAACAAAGACACATTAGGCATCTTAGTTTACAGCGAAAACACCTCAGACTGGGAAGTAGACGAAGCCCTCACAGAAACCTGGGATGAATACATCGAAACCCTCCTTCCCCTCGGCATATCAAACTTGTTCTTATTCGACGGAGAACAAGTCAAAGAACTAGCCGAAATGGAAACTCCCCCCGAAACAGTCACCGGTGCCATCAAATCACTTTTAGGCTTAGAACTGGCCGAAAAACTTGGCATCCACCTCGACATATTACTCAACCGCAAACGCAAACAACTAGCCGATGCAGAACAAAAAACCACCCTCGACAAAATCGAAGAAAAACTTAAACAACTCTACAGCCAAAAAGAAGACGTAAAACAAGAACTAAGCAAATACCAAACCCGCGTAGATCGCGCCGAAAATAACCAACAAAAAGCCAGCCAAAAATTCCTCACCGAAGGCGGAAAAATCGCCGCCGAACGCAGCAACATTGAACAAAAGCTCAAAACCCTAACAGCACAAGCAGAAACCACCAGGCAAGCAATGGCAGAACAAGCCGCCGGCCCCCTTCCCCTCGCCCTCATCACCCCCCTACTCCAAGAAGCACAAATTCAAGCCGAAAAAGAAACCACCCAAACAAGCGCAAAAATCGCCCTAGAAGCGATGAACCAAAGAACAATCCGCCTCCTCAACTACCTCAACGAAATCGCCCTTAAACCCCAACAAATCGAGCAAATACAAACCTTTATTGACCAAGAAAACCAACAACTAGAACAACAAGCGCACAGCACAGAAAAACTCTGGCTAAACGCCGATGAAGCAACCATAAACCAACTAGAAACCCTCCTCAAATATCACATAACCGCCAGCCAAAATACAGCCCAACAAACACTACAAGAACTGCAAAAAATAGAAATAGAAATTGACAACACCGACCGCACCCTAGCCGCCGCCGCTTCCCCCGAAGTCTACGAAAAACTAGAAAAAGCCCTGCAAGAAGCCCAAAAACAAGTAGCAGAAGAAAAAGTCAACTACGAAACAACAAAACGGCAACTCGAAGACATCCAAAAGCAAATCATCAAAGTTCAAAAAGAACTCGAAGACTATAGCCAAAAACACATCACCAAAAGAAACAACGAACACATCATCAACGCCATCGCCAGAACCCAAAACACCCTAAAAGAATTTAAACAAAAAATAACCCTCAAAAAACTCAACAAACTGGAAATCGAAATAACTGAATGTTTCCGATATTTATTACACAAAAACGATCTCGTTCATCGGGTTGTAATAGACACCAACACCTTCAGTTTATCCCTTTATGATACCCAAGGAAAACCAGTACCGAAACACCGCATATCTGCCGGTGAAAAACAACTTTTAGCCATCGCCTTTTTATGGGGATTAGCCAGAGTTTCAGGCCGGCATCTTCCCATCGCGATTGACACACCATTAGGCCGGCTTGACTCCTCCCACCGATCTAATCTTGTAGAGAAATATTTTCCCACAGCATCCCATCAAGTCATCCTGCTTTCAACAGACACAGAAATAGGAGAAAATGAATTTAAAAAGTTGAAAGAACAAGAAGCAATAGCTCAAGAATATTTGTTAAAATATGACTCAGCAGGCCGGCAAACCATTATAGAAAAAGGATATTTTTGGTAG
- the dndC gene encoding DNA phosphorothioation system sulfurtransferase DndC, with protein MTELQQMSFFTPRNVTELVEDIKTLNKEIQELYCLDEIPWVIGYSGGKDSTTVLQLIWNAIADIPLKERKKKIHVITTDTLVENPFVSTWVRKSINRMKSAAQEKNIPIEPHLLHPTVKDTFWVNLMGKGYPAPRNGFRWCTDRMKIEPVNQFIRDIVRVNGETIVVLGTRKAESSRRAATMKKHEVGRLRDRLSPNARLPNSLIYTPIEDWRNDEVWLYLNQWPNPWGHSNKDLFSMYRGATADNECPLVVDTSTPSCGDSRFGCWVCTMVSQDKSMEAMIQNDVEKQWMQPLLDLRNELDAKNDRERRDFRRIYGRVELFERNSEGKLSIEPIPGPYTKESREYWLRRLLQAQKQIQETAPPEMRDITLITQEELSEIRRIWLEEKHEFDDSLPGIYQEVTGQPFQDTRTGAGNPLLGTDEWAVLTEICHDDPMHLELMTRLLDTERQYFTKPKPTGIYSDLEKCFDTSSRNEDQAIDNAHYQYNLKTTIKEITDNPEKLEKFREVMNTPEGESKKQTLQLQKLKETDTKEDKQLSWADLKFGQAETTEEED; from the coding sequence ATATTGTCTTGATGAAATTCCCTGGGTTATTGGATATAGCGGGGGCAAAGATTCAACTACAGTTTTGCAGCTTATCTGGAACGCTATTGCGGATATTCCATTAAAAGAAAGAAAGAAAAAGATTCACGTCATTACAACAGATACGCTTGTAGAAAATCCCTTTGTTTCTACTTGGGTAAGAAAATCAATTAATAGGATGAAATCTGCTGCTCAGGAAAAAAATATACCCATTGAACCACATTTACTTCATCCTACAGTCAAAGATACATTCTGGGTAAATTTAATGGGTAAGGGCTACCCTGCACCTCGAAATGGATTTAGGTGGTGTACTGATCGTATGAAAATTGAGCCCGTTAACCAATTTATCCGCGATATTGTGAGAGTTAACGGGGAAACAATAGTTGTTTTAGGTACTCGTAAGGCTGAAAGTAGTAGACGAGCAGCCACTATGAAAAAACATGAAGTGGGTAGGTTAAGGGATCGCCTTAGCCCAAATGCTCGTCTACCTAATTCCTTGATTTACACGCCTATCGAAGATTGGCGAAATGATGAAGTTTGGCTATATCTGAATCAATGGCCTAATCCTTGGGGACACAGTAATAAAGACTTATTTTCTATGTATCGGGGTGCAACAGCAGATAATGAATGTCCTTTAGTTGTTGATACTTCTACTCCTAGTTGTGGCGACTCTCGTTTTGGGTGTTGGGTTTGCACTATGGTTAGTCAAGATAAATCTATGGAAGCGATGATCCAAAATGATGTAGAAAAACAATGGATGCAGCCTTTACTTGATCTCCGTAATGAATTAGACGCTAAAAATGATCGAGAGCGAAGAGATTTCCGTCGTATTTATGGCAGAGTAGAACTTTTTGAGCGCAATTCTGAGGGGAAATTGTCAATTGAACCAATACCCGGCCCATATACCAAAGAATCGCGGGAATATTGGCTAAGAAGACTCCTCCAAGCTCAAAAACAAATCCAAGAAACAGCACCCCCAGAAATGCGGGATATCACCCTAATAACCCAAGAAGAACTAAGCGAAATAAGACGCATTTGGCTGGAAGAAAAACACGAATTTGACGACAGCCTCCCTGGCATATATCAAGAAGTCACCGGCCAACCATTTCAAGACACACGAACCGGCGCCGGCAACCCACTCCTGGGAACCGACGAATGGGCAGTATTAACTGAAATATGCCACGACGATCCCATGCACCTCGAACTAATGACAAGACTCCTCGACACCGAACGCCAATACTTCACAAAACCCAAACCCACCGGCATCTACAGCGACCTCGAAAAATGCTTTGACACCAGTTCCAGAAACGAAGACCAAGCCATCGACAACGCCCACTATCAATACAACCTAAAAACCACCATCAAAGAAATTACAGACAACCCCGAAAAACTCGAAAAATTTCGCGAAGTTATGAACACTCCCGAAGGTGAATCTAAAAAGCAAACTCTCCAACTACAAAAACTCAAAGAAACGGACACTAAGGAAGACAAACAACTCTCTTGGGCAGATTTAAAATTTGGTCAGGCAGAAACGACGGAAGAGGAGGATTAA